From one Phaeodactylum tricornutum CCAP 1055/1 chromosome 16, whole genome shotgun sequence genomic stretch:
- a CDS encoding predicted protein: MTAANSVQPQSDHAPSEERRKLLNEELAVPLVSNFFPIEGYYTAAQKVFDSFQDAFEHRQIDNAFVYGKRYCLFVVDAIPQHNYFNATKIKKMQNQHHRQVDLVIDQLDVVATWMDESEMERQTREREEAKRRRQLAIQRAKAETVRYQQQEQERYRQLQLRFDQHKTHKESLNEDPEHVQASAMEKLEKLRALQNGVDVAARIPQDPSGEEAGKPGSRYRLLSDSEEDHAEQQQGDQRNPPYDTIISGTVLPPPLPLPSAPPSYDAIVTSRSSRNFLGPAVPSEPFPKSTFLNGNKFVDETTVALPATPETPARRQRVPMRELQHRYKQTYVKYQQAGKIKVSGINTYQGRLIESTNGCTVISALVAAHQLSSRSGAVTDATVINVIDRQCGPLLREIRGKLGLGGHALIIPSDVHDHLVDHNILSQETFVGAAGGNILDEGHMNEFLKLLQGDSAQHAKAAATLFFREHVISIVKSQHGKAISGSLSNQGLCCYELIDSMPGMFDGGRGMATRTRCTDMDSLQVLLRWYASRKFSDSNCSYIDKTIWDDSMADFDPRVFQGFVWAAAS, translated from the coding sequence ATGACGGCGGCGAACAGCGTTCAACCGCAGAGCGATCACGCTCCGAGCGAAGAGCGTCGAAAGCTACTCAACGAGGAATTAGCGGTACCACTGGTGTCGAATTTCTTCCCCATTGAAGGCTACTACACCGCGGCGCAAAAGGTTTTCGATAGCTTCCAGGATGCCTTTGAACACCGACAGATCGACAACGCCTTTGTCTACGGGAAACGATACTGTCTCTTTGTAGTAGACGCTATTCCACAACACAATTACTTCAACGCTACAAAAATCAAAAAGATGCAGAACCAGCATCATCGGCAGGTCGACCTCGTCATTGACCAACTCGACGTCGTGGCGACGTGGATGGACGAGTCGGAAATGGAGCGCCAAACGCGAGAGCGAGAAGAAgccaaacgacgacgacagctcGCTATTCAAAGAGCCAAAGCGGAAACTGTGCGCTACCAACAACAGGAGCAGGAACGCTATCGCCAATTGCAGCTACGGTTCGATCAACACAAGACACACAAAGAGAGTCTCAATGAGGATCCGGAGCACGTACAGGCATCGGCGAtggaaaagttggaaaagcttCGAGCTCTCCAAAATGGTGTCGATGTGGCGGCACGCATTCCCCAAGATCCTTCCGGCGAAGAAGCGGGCAAACCTGGATCACGATACCGCCTTTTATCGGATTCCGAAGAAGACCACGCCGAGCAACAGCAAGGCGATCAAAGGAATCCACCCTACGATACAATCATTAGTGGGACCGTTCTGCCACCTCCTTTACCCCTTCCAAGTGCACCGCCATCCTACGATGCCATAGTTACATCTCGGTCGTCCCGCAACTTTTTGGGCCCGGCAGTGCCCTCGGAACCATTCCCCAAATCGACATTTTTGAACGGCAACAAGTTTGTGGACGAAACGACGGTAGCATTGCCCGCAACCCCCGAAACACCAGCACGCCGCCAGCGCGTTCCTATGCGAGAGCTTCAGCACCGGTACAAGCAAACATACGTAAAATACCAACAGGCGGGGAAAATCAAGGTCTCCGGTATCAACACTTATCAAGGGCGGTTAATCGAATCGACCAACGGATGTACAGTCATTTCAGCTTTAGTCGCCGCGCATCAATTATCCTCTCGATCGGGGGCAGTCACGGACGCAACCGTCATCAACGTGATCGATCGGCAATGTGGACCACTCTTACGTGAAATACGGGGCAAACTTGGCTTGGGTGGTCACGCTCTGATTATTCCATCTGATGTACACGATCATCTTGTCGATCACAACATATTGTCACAAGAGACATTCGTTGGTGCCGCCGGCGGCAACATATTGGACGAAGGCCACATGAACGAGTTTCTCAAACTTTTGCAAGGAGATAGCGCACAGCATGCCAAAGCTGCCGCCACACTATTTTTTCGTGAGCACGTCATTTCAATTGTTAAATCACAGCATGGCAAAGCCATTAGTGGTAGCCTTAGTAACCAGGGCTTGTGCTGTTACGAATTAATCGATTCAATGCCGGGAATGTTTGATGGTGGACGAGGCATGGCGACTCGTACACGTTGTACGGATATGGATTCTTTGCAAGTTCTATTGCGGTGGTACGCCTCGCGAAAATTTTCTGACTCCAACTGTTCCTACATTGACAAAACCATTTGGGATGACAGCATGGCTGACTTTGATCCCCGTGTCTTTCAAGGATTTGTTTGGGCGGCAGCCTCTTGA
- a CDS encoding predicted protein (unknown function; similarity to phycocyanin alpha subunit; unknownn protein) — protein MNPYRGIHQANQKMIQGSAGNDYFTSTYDIATEQIAKPSFYCDTGDLACIASSGHTCNLSQHCFSD, from the coding sequence ATGAATCCCTATCGCGGAATTCACCAAGCGAATCAAAAAATGATTCAAGGATCCGCAGGGAATGACTATTTCACCAGCACCTATGATATCGCTACGGAGCAAATTGCGAAGCCTTCATTTTACTGCGACACTGGAGATTTAGCCTGCATTGCCTCCTCCGGTCACACATGCAATCTGTCCCAACACTGTTTTTCAGATTAG